A stretch of Aminivibrio pyruvatiphilus DNA encodes these proteins:
- the mazG gene encoding nucleoside triphosphate pyrophosphohydrolase, with protein sequence MNENCGGSFGELVSVMSRLRAPGGCPWDREQTLESLRAYIVEEAYELVDAVTRGDSADIREECGDVLLQVVFIAQIASEMGLFSVEDVVRGLVEKLVRRHPHVFGDSRADTSGEVLRNWEQIKTEEKENKKKKDTSLLAGVPEGMPPLAKAYRIQGKAAHVGFDWPEGDLSPLYAKVEEEMNEIREAAEDGVPEKIEDEVGDLLFAAVNLARHLGVNPDSALGRANRKFSGRFRRVEQYVAEESRPWKEYTLEELDRLWEKAKSSPLTAD encoded by the coding sequence ATGAACGAAAACTGCGGCGGCTCCTTCGGGGAGCTCGTGTCGGTGATGAGCCGCCTGCGGGCTCCGGGCGGGTGCCCCTGGGATCGGGAGCAGACCCTCGAGAGCCTGCGCGCCTACATCGTGGAGGAAGCCTACGAGCTGGTGGATGCCGTCACCAGGGGCGACTCTGCCGACATCCGGGAGGAGTGCGGCGACGTGCTGCTCCAGGTGGTTTTTATTGCCCAGATAGCCTCGGAGATGGGCCTTTTCTCAGTTGAGGACGTGGTCCGTGGCCTGGTGGAGAAACTGGTCCGCAGGCACCCCCACGTGTTCGGAGATTCCCGGGCCGACACAAGCGGTGAGGTGCTCCGGAACTGGGAGCAGATCAAGACCGAAGAAAAGGAAAACAAAAAGAAGAAGGACACCTCCCTCCTCGCGGGCGTGCCCGAAGGAATGCCCCCCCTGGCCAAGGCCTACCGCATCCAGGGCAAGGCCGCCCATGTGGGTTTCGACTGGCCCGAGGGCGATCTTTCTCCCCTGTATGCTAAAGTGGAGGAAGAAATGAACGAAATCCGGGAGGCCGCGGAGGACGGCGTCCCTGAAAAAATAGAGGACGAGGTGGGCGATCTTCTCTTCGCCGCCGTCAACCTTGCGCGCCACCTCGGCGTGAACCCCGACTCCGCTCTGGGAAGGGCCAACAGGAAATTTTCCGGGCGGTTCCGCAGGGTGGAGCAGTATGTGGCTGAAGAGTCCCGGCCCTGGAAAGAATATACCCTCGAAGAGCTGGACCGGCTCTGGGAAAAAGCGAAGTCTTCGCCTCTCACGGCGGATTGA
- a CDS encoding DEAD/DEAH box helicase, whose translation MRNAPAPTGNRIWDLDERLWTGGTALHLPLDGAARCWVCRNPATPALLVFPDTKQAALFCSDWETLFPGERVRLLHEIPLTPHGVADRALPVQRGETLSRWREEGGILAASGGALLGPVYKGSRDIRITAGKEYRRENLLDWLVHAGYERSDIVWAPGQFIFRGYILDVFDPAYAHPLRFEFFDETVESVRSFSPRTQTSVGLLDGADIHSLSTSKEASLFSLFPENAVSVFFEPAKIEVSADSYALLWKDIVEAEGRGAVLPGWNGIFLRLASRPRLRITASASFSEAGVNLEEISPFRGNMDKFRWMCDSWKKDGYSLFLATKNRRILSFGEEASVHPVDGTLSKGFLDPESRIAYISDLELAGISEKITGPGMLSAPPREWSDRLSEGQLLVHEDYGLCVFRGSEEVSVAGEVMDSLILEFDGSQRLFLPVLQLHKITPLPDHMSGDVRLDSLRGVKWKKSVAKTRERVQQEVRGLLELYAKRELVEGFAFPPPDGLYSEFEEAFPHVETKDQLTASAEVAADMESPYPMDRLLVGDVGYGKTEVAVRAAFKAVQGGKQAAVLVPTTILAQQHYMSFTARMTGFPVNVALLSRFSSKKEQRLVLEATASGKVDILIGTARMLQKDVVFKDLGLIIVDEEHRFGVLSKEKLKEARENVDVLMLSATPIPRTLALSLKGMRSISLLNEPPHNRVPVITAAGPWNTGLVKSAVARELERGGQVFYVSNRIYRLDERASFLRKLFPTASLGIAHGRMKENELEETMLKFYNRQLDILLCTTIIESGLDVPGANTLIVEDCQELGLAQMYQLRGRVGRREESSFAYFLYPEGHPLGKETLERLDAITTLNEGGAGYDLALEDLRIRGSGDLLGTSQHGSERGRADSYLYYAMLEEEIAKLRGTLPSSADVAADIPCLIPASYIPQETIRIALYRRLLRVDGPEELRDLEKEVQDRFGPLPEALKNLFSVSLLRSRGGKYGILSVECGKRDTVLRGRGSVFDDLKKRKNWYASEGKITGPGGTAGLADVLHALRHGKQVR comes from the coding sequence ATGAGAAACGCTCCCGCCCCCACGGGGAACAGAATCTGGGATCTCGACGAACGCCTCTGGACGGGAGGCACTGCTCTTCACCTTCCCCTCGACGGCGCTGCCCGGTGCTGGGTCTGCAGAAATCCCGCAACCCCCGCTCTCCTTGTCTTTCCCGACACGAAGCAGGCCGCCCTGTTCTGCTCCGACTGGGAGACCCTCTTCCCCGGAGAGCGGGTCCGGCTGCTGCACGAAATTCCCCTGACGCCCCACGGCGTGGCGGACAGGGCTCTTCCCGTCCAGCGGGGGGAAACCCTCTCCCGGTGGAGGGAAGAAGGGGGCATCCTCGCCGCAAGCGGTGGCGCCCTTCTCGGTCCCGTCTACAAGGGCAGCCGGGATATCCGCATCACCGCCGGAAAGGAGTACCGCCGGGAGAACCTTCTCGACTGGCTCGTCCATGCAGGGTACGAACGGTCCGACATCGTCTGGGCTCCGGGGCAGTTCATCTTCCGGGGCTACATTCTGGACGTGTTCGACCCGGCCTACGCCCACCCCCTGCGGTTCGAGTTCTTCGACGAGACCGTCGAAAGCGTCCGCAGCTTCTCTCCCCGCACCCAGACCAGCGTGGGACTGCTCGACGGAGCCGACATCCACTCCCTCAGCACGTCGAAGGAAGCCTCCCTCTTCTCCCTTTTTCCGGAAAACGCCGTCTCCGTCTTCTTCGAGCCCGCAAAGATCGAAGTCTCCGCCGACTCCTACGCTCTGCTCTGGAAGGACATCGTGGAGGCCGAAGGCAGGGGCGCCGTCCTTCCCGGCTGGAACGGGATCTTCCTCCGCCTCGCGTCCCGGCCCAGGCTCAGGATCACCGCGTCGGCCTCCTTCTCGGAGGCAGGGGTGAACCTGGAGGAGATTTCTCCCTTCCGGGGCAACATGGACAAGTTCCGGTGGATGTGCGACTCCTGGAAGAAAGACGGATATTCCCTCTTCCTCGCCACGAAAAACCGGCGCATTCTCTCCTTCGGCGAGGAGGCTTCCGTTCATCCCGTGGACGGCACCCTCTCGAAGGGGTTCCTCGATCCCGAATCCCGCATCGCCTACATTTCCGACCTTGAGCTGGCGGGGATATCGGAAAAGATCACCGGCCCGGGCATGCTCTCCGCTCCCCCCCGGGAGTGGAGCGACCGCCTGTCGGAAGGGCAGCTCCTGGTCCACGAGGACTACGGCCTCTGCGTCTTCCGGGGTTCCGAGGAGGTGTCCGTGGCCGGAGAGGTGATGGACAGCCTCATCCTCGAGTTCGACGGCAGCCAGCGCCTCTTTCTTCCCGTCCTCCAGCTCCACAAGATCACCCCCCTGCCGGACCACATGAGCGGCGACGTCCGTCTCGACTCCCTCCGGGGCGTCAAGTGGAAAAAGAGCGTAGCCAAAACCAGGGAGCGGGTGCAGCAGGAGGTCCGGGGGCTGCTTGAGCTCTACGCCAAACGGGAGCTGGTGGAGGGCTTCGCCTTTCCTCCTCCCGACGGCCTGTACAGCGAGTTCGAGGAAGCCTTCCCCCACGTGGAGACCAAAGACCAGCTCACCGCCTCGGCCGAGGTGGCCGCCGACATGGAAAGCCCCTACCCCATGGACCGGCTTCTCGTGGGCGACGTGGGCTACGGCAAGACCGAAGTGGCCGTCCGGGCCGCCTTCAAGGCCGTCCAGGGAGGGAAGCAGGCGGCGGTGCTGGTGCCCACCACCATCCTTGCCCAGCAGCACTACATGTCCTTCACCGCCCGCATGACGGGTTTCCCGGTGAACGTGGCCCTTCTCTCCAGGTTTTCGTCCAAAAAAGAGCAGCGCCTTGTGCTGGAGGCAACCGCGTCCGGAAAGGTTGACATCCTCATCGGCACGGCGCGGATGCTCCAGAAGGACGTGGTCTTCAAGGATCTCGGCCTCATTATCGTGGACGAGGAGCACCGTTTCGGCGTTCTGTCCAAGGAAAAGCTCAAGGAAGCCCGGGAAAACGTGGACGTGCTCATGCTCTCCGCCACCCCCATTCCCCGGACCCTTGCCCTCTCCCTGAAAGGCATGAGGAGCATCTCCCTGCTCAACGAGCCGCCCCATAACCGGGTGCCGGTCATCACGGCGGCGGGCCCCTGGAACACGGGGCTCGTGAAATCGGCCGTCGCTCGGGAGCTGGAGCGTGGGGGACAGGTCTTCTACGTATCCAACCGCATCTACCGTCTCGACGAGCGGGCGTCCTTTCTGCGGAAGCTCTTTCCCACAGCCTCCCTCGGGATAGCCCACGGGAGGATGAAGGAAAACGAGCTTGAAGAGACCATGCTGAAATTCTATAATAGACAACTTGACATCCTTCTCTGTACCACGATTATCGAGAGCGGACTGGACGTTCCCGGGGCCAACACCCTCATCGTGGAGGACTGCCAGGAGCTCGGCCTCGCCCAGATGTACCAGCTCAGGGGCCGGGTCGGCCGGAGGGAGGAATCTTCCTTCGCCTATTTCCTCTACCCCGAGGGGCACCCCCTGGGGAAGGAGACCCTCGAGCGGCTGGACGCCATCACCACCCTCAACGAAGGGGGAGCGGGGTACGACCTCGCCCTGGAGGACCTTCGGATCCGGGGAAGCGGCGACCTGCTGGGTACGTCCCAGCACGGCAGCGAAAGGGGCCGGGCGGACTCGTACCTGTACTACGCCATGCTGGAGGAGGAAATAGCGAAGCTCCGGGGAACCCTCCCCTCATCGGCGGATGTGGCGGCCGACATCCCGTGCCTCATACCGGCCTCCTACATCCCCCAGGAGACCATTCGCATCGCCCTCTACCGGCGGCTGCTCCGTGTCGACGGGCCCGAGGAGCTCCGGGATCTTGAAAAGGAAGTGCAGGACAGGTTCGGTCCCCTGCCGGAGGCCCTGAAGAATCTCTTTTCAGTATCTTTGCTGCGGTCACGGGGCGGAAAGTATGGTATCTTGTCTGTGGAATGCGGGAAAAGAGACACTGTCCTCCGGGGCAGGGGGTCCGTGTTCGACGATCTGAAAAAGAGAAAGAACTGGTATGCGTCGGAGGGAAAGATCACCGGCCCGGGCGGAACCGCCGGCCTGGCCGACGTGCTTCATGCCCTCCGTCACGGAAAGCAGGTGCGGTGA
- the pth gene encoding aminoacyl-tRNA hydrolase yields the protein MKIIAGLGNPGPEYVFSRHNAGWLVVDHLVNRYSCGSPRMQFSSMAWTHFRNGEKLLLLKPLTYMNLSGRAVREAADYFSLSWEDDVLVVYDDVALPYGKLRLRKKGSAGGHKGMLSVLGTAGTLEVCRLRVGVGAAPGENIVSWVLGAFSGNERSELPGLLDRAADAVELWCTEGADKAMNTINATV from the coding sequence TTGAAAATCATCGCCGGATTGGGCAACCCCGGGCCGGAGTACGTCTTTTCAAGGCACAACGCGGGATGGCTCGTGGTGGATCACCTTGTGAACCGGTATTCCTGCGGTTCCCCGAGGATGCAGTTCTCGTCCATGGCCTGGACCCATTTCCGGAACGGGGAAAAGCTTCTTCTCCTCAAGCCGCTGACCTACATGAACCTCAGCGGCAGGGCCGTCCGGGAGGCGGCGGACTATTTTTCCCTCTCCTGGGAGGACGACGTTCTGGTGGTGTACGACGACGTGGCCCTTCCCTACGGGAAGCTCCGGCTGCGGAAGAAAGGCTCCGCGGGAGGCCACAAGGGAATGCTGTCCGTCCTCGGGACGGCGGGAACCCTGGAGGTCTGCAGGCTGCGGGTCGGCGTGGGAGCAGCCCCCGGAGAGAATATTGTGTCCTGGGTTCTCGGAGCCTTCTCGGGAAACGAGCGCTCGGAACTGCCCGGCCTGCTCGACCGGGCGGCCGACGCGGTGGAGCTCTGGTGTACCGAAGGCGCCGACAAGGCGATGAACACGATCAACGCAACGGTCTGA
- a CDS encoding 50S ribosomal protein L25: MSENVKVVLEAREGKGKEACSKLRPAGYVPCVVYGPEYPESVPAKVKLSDIAKVAASGHWETQTMLLTLPGGKEEMAIMREVQKDILNGKILHVDFMQLVKGHKLTVNVPVELVGRDVCAGVKLGGVIDHLLREISMEVLPGQIPDSVAVDVSSMKLGAMVHVKDIAVPEGASVLSDPDEVVVAVMIPRGVSEAEETAEEQKEVEVVAKGKAKSEEE, from the coding sequence ATGTCGGAAAATGTGAAGGTAGTTCTTGAAGCACGGGAAGGAAAAGGCAAGGAAGCCTGCAGCAAGCTGCGCCCCGCGGGGTATGTCCCCTGCGTCGTTTATGGTCCCGAGTATCCCGAGTCTGTCCCTGCGAAGGTGAAGCTCTCTGACATCGCGAAAGTTGCCGCTTCCGGCCACTGGGAGACCCAGACCATGCTTCTCACCCTGCCCGGCGGCAAGGAAGAAATGGCCATCATGAGGGAAGTCCAGAAGGACATCCTCAACGGAAAGATTCTCCACGTGGACTTCATGCAGCTCGTGAAGGGCCACAAGCTCACGGTGAACGTGCCCGTGGAGCTCGTGGGCCGTGATGTCTGCGCCGGAGTGAAGCTCGGCGGCGTCATCGACCATCTCCTCCGTGAAATTTCCATGGAAGTGCTTCCCGGCCAGATCCCCGATTCCGTCGCCGTGGACGTCTCCTCCATGAAGCTCGGCGCCATGGTCCACGTGAAGGACATCGCCGTTCCCGAGGGAGCTTCCGTCCTCTCCGACCCGGACGAAGTCGTGGTGGCCGTGATGATCCCCAGGGGCGTCTCCGAGGCGGAGGAAACGGCGGAGGAGCAGAAGGAAGTGGAAGTCGTCGCCAAGGGCAAGGCCAAGTCCGAGGAGGAGTAG
- a CDS encoding ribose-phosphate diphosphokinase: protein MGTNTRELKIFSGTAHPSFARRICSELGIELSRAKHFRFSDGEIGLSIEESVRGADVFVVQPTCNPVNENLVELLIMIDALKRASAYRINVVCPYFGYARQDRKTKPRDPISAKLMANLLTGAGADRVISADLHAGQIQGFFDIPVDHLTGMPLLGSYFKENIAGSRACGALVVVAPDVGGVVRARKFAGSLKADLAIVDKRRSHEVANLCEVMDIIGDVEGKTAVLVDDIIDTAGTICNAAALIKDRGAVKVFACATHGVLSGPALERLENSGIDEVVLTDTIPLPESKKSDKIIQLSIAPLFAEAILRVHSDRSVSSLFD, encoded by the coding sequence ATGGGGACCAACACGCGGGAGCTGAAGATCTTTTCCGGAACGGCTCATCCGTCCTTTGCGCGCAGAATCTGCAGTGAACTGGGGATCGAGCTTTCCCGGGCGAAGCACTTCCGCTTTTCCGACGGAGAGATCGGCCTTTCCATAGAGGAGAGCGTCCGGGGGGCGGACGTCTTCGTCGTGCAGCCCACCTGCAACCCCGTGAACGAGAACCTGGTGGAGCTTCTGATCATGATCGACGCCCTGAAGCGGGCATCGGCCTACCGGATCAACGTGGTCTGCCCCTACTTCGGCTACGCCCGCCAGGACAGAAAGACCAAGCCCCGGGACCCCATCTCCGCGAAGCTCATGGCCAACCTGCTCACCGGCGCCGGGGCCGACAGGGTCATCTCCGCCGACCTCCATGCCGGGCAGATCCAGGGATTTTTCGACATTCCCGTGGACCATCTCACTGGCATGCCCCTTCTTGGAAGCTACTTCAAGGAGAACATCGCCGGAAGCCGGGCCTGCGGTGCCCTGGTGGTGGTGGCCCCCGACGTGGGAGGGGTGGTCCGGGCCAGGAAGTTCGCCGGCAGCCTGAAGGCCGACCTGGCCATCGTGGACAAGCGGCGGTCCCACGAAGTGGCCAACCTCTGCGAGGTCATGGACATCATCGGCGACGTCGAGGGGAAGACCGCCGTCCTGGTGGACGACATCATCGACACCGCCGGCACCATCTGCAACGCCGCTGCCCTCATCAAGGACAGGGGAGCGGTGAAGGTCTTCGCCTGCGCCACCCACGGCGTGCTCTCGGGGCCTGCGCTGGAGCGTCTTGAGAATTCCGGGATCGACGAGGTTGTTTTGACCGACACAATCCCATTGCCTGAGAGCAAGAAATCGGATAAAATCATTCAATTGTCAATAGCCCCCCTTTTCGCGGAAGCCATTTTGAGGGTTCACAGCGACCGTTCGGTAAGCAGTCTTTTTGACTAG